One segment of Clostridium ljungdahlii DSM 13528 DNA contains the following:
- a CDS encoding GH36-type glycosyl hydrolase domain-containing protein, with protein sequence MLYIVCIIGIGIILLLMMTYSKLNRVDCRNENVGEDISTLIVDREELKKYAREISTVPSAVQRRSCKKQLIKSLDKSYGRILAGYNFFDEEIKDREEIVSCAEWLLDNLYLVKKEYKDIKNNMSEKYYKNLPVMTEGTMKGFPRIYYIAREMLSKTQGTVKENTIETFINAYQENTILRSGELWAIPIMIRIALIQNISSITDRMVFMQKERKRAKSEAEDIINSKENENEIINKLKDKNIKFTPHFTEGFIKTLRDNFIRNAEIYNWIDEELDKEDSSVKRMVNINHQKQGICQISMENSISGMVEISALNWKENFERLSYVEEILKMDPAGIYSEMDFKSKDYYRHRIEKMSKNINIPESFIAKKAIECAKEACGEEYEKHVGYYLIDKGISCLEKKIKNSTREYKNLHYKARNKITVNFYIGSIVFGTIFLDALISGINFYVDNLSLWKYILGAIVLFIPLSDIFISIFNWSVNKLVKPRFIPKIEFRDGVPEKFSTVVVIPAIINDIKQVKKLIGDIEVYYLANEEKNLYFALLGDFKDSLEREEKDDKLIVDTALNEIEKLNKQYSQGQKDKFYFLSRFRKYNEKEGKWIGWERKRGKLMEFNSLIRGSDNTSYDVISGDIKNLYDVKYVITLDADTKLPKDTARFLIGAMAHPLNIPYLNRDGKKVIRGHGLMQPRVSVSVLSANKTLHSSIFSGETGIDVYTNAISDVYEDLFDEGIFTGKGIYDVDVFNSVLKGEIPENSVLSHDLLEGSYTRAALVTDIELVDGYPAYYNTSCKRLHRWVRGDWQLLPWLFKKSSLNRLSKWKIIDNLRRSIIAPSVMVLIIVSMTLFKNLNDFLVVAFVSILSPILFDVSETVVSPIRGNGLSGKISNFKTVVEQFFLILSFLPYQAYLMLDAIIRTLYRLFISKKNLLQWQTAADAEATCKKGLESYLRSMWIGSALGIIIAFLGFRSSVEDAVLVVPSCIIWIFSPWIAFNISNERKNTEEDIHKEEKDILRRLGRETWAYFEDFISPESNWLSPDNYQEEPYKGVAYRTSPTNMAMGISSNIVAYDLGYIGIKELIYRLHHIISNMESLERYRGHFYNWYDIKNKVPLRPRFISTVDSGNLVAYMWLTEESLEEYMSYPIINKNLPEGFKDTLKLAQNELYSKLKIEYAYGNFIDKLSKNNLTIFSLESLLQDLNTECVKFIGAGKNLYWNEKVKNMTCKFMDELNEFFPWIYLINENEEFHDFRPELNELATKIPLRELPEAFDKLINLMDKGNKKDSSEEENRHKDDLKKLLLDSKLNLCNFISNVKNVIEKLRTIDEEHNFNMLYSKKRQLFAIGYDVEKDTIGKNYYDLLASEARQASFVSIAKGEIKQNHWFNLGRSMASMGGGKALVSWSGTMFEYLMPLIIMKSFPNTLLSETYEYVVKAQKKYGEKRRVPWGISESAYYDFDINSIYQYKAFGIPAAGLKRGLINELVIAPYASLMALQVDFKSAFYNVKNLIKSKAEGRYGFYEAIDYTRERLARKQKCALVKCFMIHHQGMSFMSLDNVLMENVLQERFHRIPRVKSAELLLQEKIPKNIIYNHEEHSTNEKPIVKNENVIARKFTGACTEIPVVNIISSNNYSMMITNSGSGYSKRGNMTIYRWREDATKDDTGMFFYIKNINSNEYWSAAYEPCEHEGEEYEVVFSPDKSEFRRKDGNLRTYTEVTVCQEEEGEVRRISITNTGEKRREVEITSYMEVTLSPYNADLVHPAFQKLFIETEFIHNPVCLLASRRPRKKDEKRPWLVQTIALEGEQLGSIQYETSRVKFIGRNRNLRNPRAMDNDVQLTKSVGAVIDPVISIRVRIAVDPGKTCKVAYTTAITSSREKAIEIANKYRDMFNVNRIFKLSWTESQMEMKYLGIKSNQINMYQKMASRILFLNSSLEQRKEYIMNIRKGQSALWAYGISGDLPIVLAVIRNENHMSLVRQLLSAHEYWMWKGLSVDLVFINLQDSSYMQPLQNKLGDAVNSKASRYKKNIDGGIFLYNKDTMKKEDIELLIGISKLVIDGDKGELFEQIEDSIYLPEGSMEKIDENTSLAFKNKSSYHFQLPELQYFNEVGGFSSQGKSYIIVLKDHNHTPVPWINVISNKKFGFHISESGTSYTWSKNSRENKLTTWSNDPVMDGESESIYLRDEVTGQIWSISPEPIRDSGQYVIEHGFGYSNFKHEANGIVGEMDVFADMNESVKVFKIKLRNISGKRRKISVTYYAKLVLGVCHEQTAQYICTGFNKESEYIYARNPYSEHFNQGICYMKILGGEELSYTASRKEFIGRGGDISKPKALECEQFSNKVGAGFDPCLAENVKVELDTNSEEEVLILFGEEDSSEEVRRVVEKYSSIKNAYMELEKVQEYWSKLFGTIQVDTPDESMNIMLNGWLMYQIIACRYWARTAFYQSGGAYGFRDQLQDVMAICYIDPSETRKHIIYSASRQYLEGDVQHWWHPFVESGIRTRFSDDLLWLPYVVEDYIQNTGDYSILSEKALYLEDTALQDGEDERYNISNVSEKSGTIYEHCIKAIEKSLKFGSHNIPLIGSGDWNDGMSTVGNKGQGESVWLGWFLYNILDKFIPICTFEGDVKSSNKYSELKEFIRENIEENAWDGGWYRRAYFDDGTPLGSAMNEECQIDSISQSWAVISGAAKESRAKEAMEALERNLIRRDKGIILLLSPAFDKSDLEPGYIKGYVPGVRENGGQYTHAAIWSILALSKMGYNNKAYSAFSMINPINHSNTYLNCQVYKVEPYVMAADVYAVEPHTGRGGWSWYTGAAGWMYRTGIESILGMKFKEKLGFTVSPCIPDSWNGFSMKYTRGKCIYNIQVLKDNEKGIWLDGNKVSQGIIPFLREGEHEVKVYM encoded by the coding sequence ATGCTTTACATTGTATGCATTATAGGTATAGGGATAATTTTATTGCTCATGATGACTTATAGCAAACTCAATAGGGTTGATTGTAGAAATGAAAATGTAGGAGAGGATATTTCTACACTAATTGTTGATAGAGAAGAATTAAAGAAATATGCTAGAGAAATATCAACTGTTCCGTCTGCAGTTCAAAGAAGAAGCTGCAAGAAGCAATTAATAAAGAGTTTGGATAAAAGTTATGGAAGAATTTTAGCTGGATACAATTTTTTTGATGAGGAAATTAAAGATAGAGAGGAAATAGTATCCTGTGCCGAATGGCTTTTAGATAATTTGTATCTGGTAAAAAAGGAATACAAAGATATAAAAAATAATATGTCTGAAAAATATTATAAAAATCTTCCTGTAATGACTGAAGGCACTATGAAAGGCTTCCCTAGAATATACTACATTGCTAGGGAAATGTTATCAAAGACTCAGGGAACTGTAAAAGAAAATACCATAGAGACATTCATAAATGCATATCAGGAAAACACAATATTAAGAAGTGGAGAACTCTGGGCAATACCTATAATGATAAGGATAGCTTTGATTCAAAATATAAGTAGTATAACTGATCGTATGGTATTTATGCAAAAAGAAAGAAAGAGGGCAAAAAGTGAAGCAGAGGATATTATAAATTCTAAAGAGAATGAAAATGAAATAATTAATAAGTTAAAGGATAAAAATATTAAATTTACACCCCATTTTACAGAAGGATTCATTAAAACATTAAGGGATAATTTTATAAGAAATGCTGAAATATACAATTGGATAGATGAAGAGCTAGATAAAGAAGATAGCAGCGTTAAAAGGATGGTAAATATAAATCACCAAAAGCAGGGTATATGCCAGATTTCTATGGAAAATTCCATAAGTGGAATGGTAGAAATATCTGCATTGAACTGGAAAGAAAATTTTGAAAGATTGTCCTACGTAGAAGAAATATTGAAAATGGATCCTGCAGGAATTTACAGTGAAATGGATTTTAAGTCTAAGGATTATTACAGACATAGAATAGAGAAAATGTCTAAAAATATAAACATACCTGAATCTTTTATAGCCAAGAAGGCTATAGAGTGTGCAAAAGAAGCTTGTGGAGAAGAATACGAAAAACATGTAGGGTATTATTTAATCGATAAGGGTATAAGCTGTCTTGAGAAAAAAATAAAAAACAGTACAAGAGAATATAAAAATTTGCATTACAAAGCTCGAAATAAGATAACGGTTAACTTCTATATAGGTAGTATTGTATTTGGAACTATTTTTCTAGATGCGCTCATAAGTGGTATAAATTTTTATGTAGACAATTTATCTTTGTGGAAATATATATTAGGAGCAATTGTACTCTTTATACCTTTAAGTGATATATTTATATCTATATTCAACTGGAGTGTAAATAAGCTTGTAAAACCCAGGTTTATACCTAAAATTGAATTTAGAGATGGTGTACCTGAAAAGTTTAGTACGGTAGTAGTAATACCTGCTATTATAAACGATATTAAGCAGGTTAAAAAACTTATAGGTGATATAGAGGTTTATTATCTAGCAAATGAAGAAAAAAATTTGTATTTTGCACTATTAGGTGATTTTAAGGATAGCCTTGAAAGAGAAGAGAAAGATGATAAATTAATAGTAGATACAGCTTTAAATGAAATAGAAAAATTAAATAAGCAATATTCTCAAGGGCAAAAAGACAAATTTTATTTTTTAAGCAGGTTTAGGAAATATAATGAGAAAGAGGGAAAGTGGATTGGATGGGAAAGAAAACGTGGAAAGCTTATGGAGTTCAACTCTCTTATAAGGGGAAGTGATAATACAAGTTATGATGTTATAAGTGGTGACATAAAAAATTTATATGATGTAAAGTATGTTATAACTTTGGATGCAGATACTAAATTGCCTAAAGATACAGCTAGATTTCTCATAGGAGCTATGGCTCATCCCCTAAACATACCTTATCTGAATCGTGACGGTAAAAAAGTAATAAGGGGACACGGCCTTATGCAGCCTAGAGTAAGTGTCAGTGTATTAAGTGCAAATAAAACGCTTCATTCCAGTATATTTTCAGGCGAAACAGGAATAGACGTATATACAAATGCTATTTCTGATGTGTATGAAGATTTATTTGACGAAGGTATATTTACGGGTAAAGGTATTTATGATGTAGATGTATTTAACAGTGTTTTAAAAGGTGAAATACCCGAAAACTCTGTATTAAGCCATGATCTTTTAGAAGGATCTTATACAAGAGCTGCTCTTGTGACTGATATAGAACTTGTAGATGGATATCCTGCTTACTATAATACCAGTTGTAAAAGACTTCATAGGTGGGTAAGAGGAGACTGGCAGCTGCTTCCCTGGTTATTTAAAAAAAGTTCTTTAAATAGGTTATCAAAGTGGAAGATAATAGATAACTTAAGAAGAAGCATTATAGCACCCTCCGTAATGGTGTTAATTATAGTGTCTATGACATTATTTAAAAATTTAAATGATTTTTTGGTAGTAGCCTTTGTTTCAATACTTTCACCTATACTTTTTGACGTATCTGAAACAGTAGTTTCTCCTATAAGGGGAAATGGACTTTCAGGTAAAATAAGTAATTTTAAAACTGTAGTAGAACAATTCTTTCTAATACTAAGTTTTCTACCTTATCAGGCGTATTTAATGTTGGATGCTATAATTAGAACTCTTTACAGGCTTTTTATAAGTAAAAAAAATTTGCTCCAATGGCAGACTGCAGCAGATGCAGAGGCCACTTGTAAAAAGGGATTGGAAAGTTATTTAAGGTCTATGTGGATAGGCAGTGCATTAGGTATTATTATAGCTTTTTTGGGCTTTAGAAGCTCTGTAGAAGATGCTGTTTTGGTAGTACCTTCCTGTATAATCTGGATTTTTTCACCGTGGATTGCATTTAATATAAGCAATGAGAGAAAAAATACTGAGGAAGATATTCATAAGGAAGAAAAAGATATATTGAGAAGATTGGGAAGAGAAACTTGGGCTTATTTTGAAGATTTTATATCACCTGAAAGTAATTGGCTTTCTCCGGACAATTATCAGGAAGAACCGTATAAGGGAGTAGCCTACAGAACTTCTCCTACTAACATGGCTATGGGGATTTCTTCTAATATAGTTGCTTACGACTTAGGATATATAGGCATAAAAGAGCTCATATATAGACTCCACCATATAATATCCAATATGGAATCCTTAGAAAGGTATAGAGGACATTTTTATAATTGGTATGACATAAAAAATAAAGTTCCTCTAAGGCCTAGATTTATATCTACAGTTGATAGCGGGAATTTAGTGGCATACATGTGGCTTACAGAAGAATCACTGGAAGAATATATGAGCTATCCTATAATAAATAAAAATTTGCCAGAGGGATTTAAGGATACTTTGAAGCTAGCGCAAAATGAATTATATAGTAAACTTAAAATTGAATATGCTTATGGTAATTTTATAGATAAACTTTCTAAGAATAATTTAACTATATTTTCCTTAGAAAGTTTATTGCAGGATTTAAATACAGAATGTGTGAAGTTTATAGGGGCTGGTAAGAACTTATATTGGAATGAGAAAGTTAAAAATATGACATGTAAATTTATGGATGAATTAAATGAATTTTTCCCCTGGATTTATTTAATAAATGAAAATGAGGAATTTCATGATTTTAGGCCTGAATTGAACGAATTGGCAACTAAAATTCCTTTAAGAGAACTTCCAGAAGCTTTTGATAAATTGATTAATCTTATGGATAAAGGTAATAAAAAAGACTCTTCAGAAGAAGAAAATAGACATAAAGATGATTTGAAAAAATTATTGTTGGACAGTAAATTAAATTTATGTAATTTTATATCTAATGTAAAAAATGTAATAGAAAAATTGAGAACCATTGATGAAGAACATAATTTTAATATGCTTTATAGTAAAAAAAGACAGCTTTTTGCTATAGGATATGATGTTGAAAAGGATACTATTGGCAAAAATTATTATGACCTTCTAGCATCTGAGGCAAGGCAGGCTAGCTTTGTATCTATAGCTAAAGGTGAGATTAAACAAAACCACTGGTTTAACCTTGGTAGATCCATGGCTTCTATGGGAGGTGGAAAGGCATTAGTTTCTTGGTCTGGAACTATGTTTGAATATTTAATGCCACTTATAATTATGAAAAGCTTCCCTAATACTTTGTTGAGTGAAACCTATGAATATGTGGTTAAAGCTCAAAAAAAATATGGTGAGAAAAGAAGAGTCCCTTGGGGAATTTCAGAATCTGCTTACTATGACTTTGACATAAATTCTATATATCAGTATAAGGCTTTTGGAATACCGGCAGCTGGATTAAAAAGAGGACTTATTAATGAATTGGTAATAGCACCTTATGCATCCTTAATGGCTCTTCAGGTTGATTTTAAAAGTGCATTTTATAACGTAAAAAATCTTATAAAATCTAAGGCTGAGGGCAGATATGGATTTTATGAAGCTATAGATTATACTAGGGAAAGACTTGCAAGAAAGCAAAAGTGTGCTCTGGTAAAATGCTTTATGATACATCATCAGGGAATGAGTTTTATGTCACTGGATAATGTGCTTATGGAAAATGTACTTCAGGAAAGATTTCATAGAATTCCTAGGGTAAAATCTGCAGAACTTTTACTTCAAGAGAAGATTCCTAAGAATATAATCTATAATCATGAAGAACATAGTACAAATGAAAAACCTATAGTAAAGAATGAAAATGTAATTGCTAGAAAGTTTACGGGAGCATGTACAGAAATACCAGTAGTGAATATAATTTCTAGTAACAATTATTCTATGATGATAACCAATAGCGGCAGTGGATATAGTAAAAGAGGTAACATGACAATTTATAGATGGCGTGAAGATGCCACAAAAGATGATACGGGAATGTTTTTTTATATAAAGAATATAAATTCAAATGAATATTGGAGTGCTGCTTATGAACCTTGTGAACATGAAGGAGAGGAGTACGAAGTAGTATTTTCGCCTGATAAATCAGAATTTAGAAGAAAAGATGGAAACTTAAGAACTTATACAGAAGTTACTGTATGCCAAGAAGAAGAAGGTGAAGTGAGAAGAATTTCTATTACAAATACAGGTGAAAAGAGGAGAGAAGTTGAAATAACCAGTTATATGGAAGTAACCTTGTCACCTTATAATGCGGATTTGGTTCACCCTGCATTCCAAAAATTATTTATAGAGACTGAATTTATACACAATCCTGTATGTTTACTTGCAAGCAGAAGACCTAGAAAAAAGGATGAAAAAAGACCATGGTTAGTGCAGACTATAGCATTGGAAGGAGAACAATTAGGTTCAATCCAGTATGAGACCAGCAGAGTGAAGTTTATAGGAAGAAATAGAAATCTAAGGAACCCAAGGGCAATGGATAATGATGTGCAGCTTACTAAGTCCGTAGGAGCTGTAATTGATCCTGTAATAAGCATTAGGGTAAGAATAGCTGTAGATCCAGGAAAGACCTGCAAGGTAGCATATACTACTGCAATTACAAGCTCCAGAGAAAAGGCAATCGAAATTGCAAATAAGTATAGGGATATGTTTAATGTAAATAGAATATTTAAACTATCCTGGACAGAATCTCAGATGGAAATGAAGTATTTGGGTATAAAATCCAATCAAATAAATATGTATCAAAAAATGGCCTCAAGGATTTTATTCTTAAATAGCTCCCTTGAGCAAAGAAAAGAATATATTATGAATATAAGAAAAGGACAGTCTGCTTTATGGGCTTATGGAATTTCAGGTGATTTACCTATAGTACTTGCCGTTATAAGGAATGAAAATCACATGTCACTTGTGAGACAGCTTTTAAGTGCACATGAGTACTGGATGTGGAAAGGGTTGTCGGTAGATTTAGTTTTTATAAATTTACAAGATAGCTCATATATGCAGCCTCTTCAAAATAAGTTGGGGGATGCTGTGAATTCTAAAGCTTCAAGATATAAGAAAAATATTGATGGGGGAATATTTTTATATAATAAAGATACTATGAAGAAAGAAGATATAGAACTCCTTATAGGCATATCTAAACTTGTAATAGATGGAGATAAGGGAGAACTGTTTGAGCAGATTGAAGATAGTATATATTTACCAGAGGGTAGTATGGAGAAGATTGATGAAAACACAAGCTTAGCCTTTAAAAACAAATCTTCTTATCATTTTCAACTTCCAGAGCTTCAGTATTTTAATGAGGTAGGGGGATTTTCTTCACAAGGAAAATCGTACATTATAGTGCTAAAGGATCATAATCATACTCCGGTTCCATGGATAAATGTAATTTCAAACAAAAAGTTTGGATTCCATATTTCTGAAAGTGGTACTTCTTATACATGGAGTAAAAATAGTAGGGAAAATAAACTTACAACCTGGTCAAATGATCCAGTTATGGATGGAGAGTCTGAAAGCATTTACCTAAGAGACGAGGTTACAGGACAGATATGGAGTATATCTCCTGAACCTATAAGAGATTCTGGACAGTATGTAATAGAACATGGATTTGGGTATTCCAATTTTAAACATGAGGCTAATGGGATAGTAGGCGAAATGGATGTTTTTGCTGATATGAATGAAAGCGTAAAAGTGTTTAAAATAAAGCTAAGGAATATAAGTGGAAAGAGAAGAAAGATTTCAGTAACTTATTATGCAAAATTAGTATTGGGAGTTTGCCATGAGCAGACAGCACAGTATATATGTACAGGATTTAACAAGGAATCGGAATATATATATGCTAGAAATCCATATAGTGAGCACTTTAATCAAGGAATATGTTACATGAAAATTTTAGGAGGAGAAGAACTTTCTTATACTGCTAGTAGAAAAGAATTTATAGGTAGGGGAGGAGATATATCTAAACCTAAAGCACTGGAATGTGAACAATTTTCTAATAAAGTAGGGGCAGGATTTGATCCTTGTTTAGCTGAGAATGTAAAAGTAGAATTGGATACAAATTCAGAAGAAGAGGTACTAATTTTATTTGGAGAAGAAGATAGTTCTGAAGAAGTGAGAAGGGTAGTTGAAAAATATAGTAGTATAAAAAATGCATATATGGAATTAGAAAAAGTTCAGGAGTATTGGTCAAAATTATTTGGAACTATACAAGTGGATACGCCAGATGAATCCATGAATATAATGTTGAATGGATGGCTTATGTATCAGATTATAGCTTGCAGATACTGGGCAAGAACAGCTTTTTACCAATCTGGAGGTGCCTATGGATTTAGAGACCAGCTTCAAGATGTAATGGCTATTTGCTATATAGATCCATCTGAAACTAGAAAACACATAATATACAGTGCTTCAAGACAGTATCTTGAGGGAGATGTACAGCATTGGTGGCATCCATTTGTTGAAAGTGGAATTAGAACTAGATTTTCCGACGATTTACTTTGGCTTCCTTATGTAGTAGAAGACTATATACAAAATACAGGCGATTACAGCATATTGTCTGAAAAAGCTTTGTATTTAGAAGACACTGCCCTTCAAGATGGAGAAGATGAAAGATATAATATATCAAATGTGTCAGAAAAAAGCGGAACGATATATGAACACTGTATAAAAGCAATTGAAAAATCCCTTAAATTTGGAAGTCACAATATACCACTTATTGGTTCCGGAGATTGGAATGATGGTATGAGCACTGTAGGAAATAAAGGACAGGGTGAAAGTGTATGGCTTGGATGGTTTTTATATAATATACTGGATAAATTCATACCTATATGCACATTTGAAGGAGATGTGAAAAGTTCAAATAAGTACTCAGAGCTAAAAGAATTTATAAGAGAAAACATAGAAGAAAATGCGTGGGATGGCGGCTGGTATAGAAGAGCTTATTTTGATGATGGAACTCCACTTGGTTCTGCAATGAATGAAGAGTGTCAAATTGATTCAATTTCTCAATCTTGGGCTGTTATATCAGGTGCCGCAAAAGAGTCTAGAGCAAAAGAAGCTATGGAAGCTTTGGAAAGAAATCTCATAAGAAGAGATAAGGGAATTATATTGCTTTTAAGCCCGGCTTTTGATAAATCCGATTTAGAACCAGGTTATATTAAAGGATATGTGCCTGGCGTCAGGGAAAATGGAGGCCAGTATACCCACGCTGCTATATGGTCAATTTTGGCACTATCTAAAATGGGATATAATAATAAGGCATATAGTGCATTTTCTATGATAAATCCTATAAACCACAGTAACACATATTTAAATTGCCAGGTTTATAAAGTGGAACCTTATGTTATGGCAGCAGATGTGTATGCAGTTGAGCCTCAT
- the lysA gene encoding diaminopimelate decarboxylase: MGSMEIRNNVLYIGGMSTGELVKEFKTPLYVMDEELVRDRCRRYYKSFEADKANKVTYAGKAFLTLAMCQIINSEGLYLDVVSDGELYTALKSGFPMEKVYFHGNNKTLDEIDMGVKLGVGKFVVDNFYEMEKINSAAKKYGKIQEILLRVTPGIEAHTHDYIKTGQIDSKFGFTMLNNEVMNIIKSAVDFPNLKFVGIHCHIGSQIFETKPYEDEVEIMLNLVKKIKDELGREVEELDLGGGFGIYYTEGDKPKSVEDFCSIILQKAKEKAKELDLKLPILVIEPGRSIIGNAGTTLYTVGSIKNIPGVRKYVSVDGGMADNIRPALYGAKYECVLANRVNDSVKETVTIAGKSCESGDILIKDVELPESRSGDILAVFTTGAYGYSMSSNYNKIPKPAAVLVKEGKARLIAKRQTFDDLIENEIML, from the coding sequence ATGGGTAGTATGGAGATCAGAAACAATGTTTTATACATTGGTGGGATGAGTACGGGGGAATTAGTGAAAGAATTTAAGACTCCTCTCTATGTAATGGATGAAGAATTAGTAAGGGATAGGTGCAGGAGATATTACAAATCTTTCGAGGCTGATAAAGCTAATAAGGTCACTTATGCAGGTAAAGCCTTTTTAACTTTGGCTATGTGTCAGATAATAAACAGTGAGGGATTGTATTTGGATGTAGTATCAGATGGAGAATTGTATACTGCACTAAAAAGCGGCTTTCCTATGGAAAAAGTCTATTTTCATGGAAATAATAAAACTTTAGATGAAATAGATATGGGAGTAAAACTTGGAGTAGGTAAGTTTGTAGTAGATAATTTCTATGAGATGGAAAAGATAAATTCCGCAGCAAAGAAATATGGGAAAATACAAGAAATACTCCTTAGAGTGACACCAGGAATAGAGGCTCATACCCATGACTATATAAAAACTGGTCAAATAGATTCTAAGTTTGGATTTACAATGTTAAATAATGAAGTTATGAATATAATAAAAAGTGCAGTTGATTTTCCTAATTTAAAATTTGTTGGAATCCACTGTCATATAGGTTCTCAAATATTTGAAACCAAACCTTATGAAGACGAAGTTGAGATTATGTTAAATCTAGTAAAAAAAATAAAAGATGAATTGGGCCGTGAAGTAGAGGAATTAGATCTTGGCGGCGGATTTGGAATATACTATACAGAAGGAGATAAGCCTAAATCTGTAGAAGATTTTTGCAGTATTATACTTCAAAAGGCAAAGGAAAAAGCTAAAGAGCTTGATTTAAAACTTCCTATTCTTGTGATAGAACCTGGCAGGTCTATAATTGGTAATGCGGGAACAACTCTTTATACCGTAGGATCTATAAAGAATATTCCAGGTGTAAGAAAATATGTATCTGTAGATGGAGGTATGGCAGACAATATAAGGCCAGCTTTGTACGGTGCAAAGTACGAATGTGTTTTAGCAAATAGAGTAAATGACAGTGTAAAAGAAACAGTTACCATAGCGGGAAAATCCTGCGAATCGGGAGACATATTGATAAAAGATGTGGAGCTCCCGGAAAGCAGAAGCGGTGACATATTAGCTGTGTTTACCACAGGAGCTTATGGATATTCTATGTCTAGTAATTATAATAAGATTCCAAAACCTGCAGCAGTTTTAGTAAAGGAAGGAAAGGCAAGGCTAATTGCTAAAAGACAAACCTTTGATGATCTAATAGAAAATGAAATAATGTTATAA
- a CDS encoding aspartate kinase gives MAIIVQKYGGSSVGTPEKIKNVAKTVVSRVENGDSLVVVVSAMGDTTDDLIALSKKITDTPDKRELDALLSTGEMMSCALLAMAIKDLGYDAVSYTAYQIGIKTSGQYGKSLICDINGKKIKKSLDEGKVVIAAGFQGINDKGDITTLGRGGSDTSAVAIAVKLKGSCEIYTDVDGIYSVDPRKYKDAKKLDEIDYEEMLELSSLGAQVMHSRSIELAQKYNIPVYVGLSNSDIRGTVIKGVDSMNLESKPVTGLATSDEDAAITLTNIDNDINIISNLFEKIAEKRVNVDMISQTAPVSGKVNISFTVPKIDLKDCLTILKSYFNEKTKVDIDENITKFSVVGIGMKTTSGVVAKMLKLFKENNIGVKMITTSEIRITCAIKQEDKMKTINLVAKEFNL, from the coding sequence ATGGCAATTATTGTTCAGAAATATGGAGGGAGTTCAGTAGGAACTCCAGAGAAGATAAAAAATGTAGCAAAGACGGTAGTTAGTAGGGTTGAAAATGGAGATAGTCTAGTAGTTGTAGTATCAGCTATGGGAGATACTACAGATGACTTAATAGCCCTTTCAAAAAAAATTACAGATACCCCAGATAAGAGAGAATTAGATGCACTTTTGTCTACTGGCGAAATGATGTCCTGTGCACTGCTTGCTATGGCTATAAAAGATTTAGGATATGATGCTGTAAGTTATACAGCTTATCAAATTGGCATAAAAACTAGTGGACAATATGGCAAATCTCTTATATGTGATATAAATGGAAAAAAAATAAAGAAAAGTTTGGATGAAGGAAAAGTTGTAATTGCAGCAGGTTTCCAGGGTATAAATGATAAAGGAGATATAACTACTCTAGGAAGAGGAGGGTCAGATACCTCTGCTGTTGCAATAGCTGTAAAACTAAAAGGAAGTTGTGAGATATATACAGATGTAGATGGCATATACAGTGTAGATCCTAGAAAATATAAAGATGCTAAAAAACTAGATGAAATAGATTATGAGGAAATGCTTGAACTTTCAAGTTTAGGTGCTCAAGTTATGCATTCTAGATCTATAGAATTAGCTCAAAAGTATAATATACCCGTATATGTGGGATTAAGCAATAGTGATATAAGAGGAACAGTTATTAAGGGGGTAGATAGTATGAATTTAGAGAGTAAACCAGTAACAGGACTTGCAACAAGTGATGAAGATGCAGCAATAACGCTAACAAATATTGATAACGACATAAACATTATTTCCAATTTATTTGAGAAGATAGCAGAAAAAAGAGTAAATGTAGATATGATAAGCCAAACTGCACCTGTAAGTGGAAAGGTGAATATATCATTTACTGTACCAAAAATTGACTTAAAAGATTGTCTTACTATTTTAAAAAGTTATTTCAATGAAAAAACTAAGGTTGATATAGATGAAAACATTACTAAATTTTCAGTAGTTGGTATAGGAATGAAAACTACTTCTGGAGTAGTTGCAAAGATGCTTAAATTATTTAAAGAAAACAATATAGGTGTAAAGATGATAACTACATCTGAGATAAGAATTACTTGTGCTATAAAACAAGAAGATAAAATGAAAACTATAAACTTAGTAGCAAAAGAATTTAATTTATAG